The following is a genomic window from Geoalkalibacter halelectricus.
TGGCCCCGGAACATCCTCTGGCGCTGCAACTGACCCGCGAGGATCGCCGCGACGAGGTCAAGGCGTTTATCGAGAAAGTCCGTCGCCAGGACAAGCTTCAGCGCTCGGGCGAGGAGTTTGAAAAAGAGGGGGTGTTCACCGGCAGCTATTGTCTCAACCCCTTGACCGGAAGAGAGATGCCCGTCTTTCTCGCTAATTTCGTCCTCATGGATTACGGGACGGGAGCGGTCATGGCGGTTCCGACCCACGATCAGCGCGATTTTGAATTTGCCCGCAAGTATGATTTGCCTTTGGTGGTGGTCATTCAGCCCGAGGGTGAAACCCTGCTGCCGCAATGCATGGAGGCCGCCTGGGTGGGCGAGGGGACGCTGGTCAATTCAGGCGAATTCGACGGTCTGCATAATGAAGCCGCCAAGGATCGGATTGCCGAGTCTCTAGAGAATCGCGGGCAGGGTAAGAAAACCATCAATTATCGCCTGCGCGACTGGGGCGTTTCACGGCAGCGCTATTGGGGCACGCCGATCCCTATCATCTATTGCCGAGATTGCGGCGCGGTGCCGGTACCGCGTGCCGATCTGCCGGTCATCCTGCCGACGGACGTCGCTTTTAGCGGCGAGGGCGGCAGCCCCCTGGCGACCAGCGAAGACTTCCTTGCCGCCGACTGCCCGCGCTGCGGCAAGCCCGGGCGGCGCGAAACGGACACTTTTGATACTTTCGTTGAAAGTTCCTGGTATTTCCTGCGCTACGCCTGCCCTCAACATGACAAGGCTCCCCTGGATCGTGAAGCTGCTGAATACTGGTTGCCTGTAGATCAGTACATAGGCGGTATCGAGCATGCCGTCATGCATCTGCTCTACGCGCGGTTTTTCACCAAGGTTTTGCGCGATCTAGGCATGATCGACCTCGATGAGCCCTTTGAGAACCTGCTTACCCAGGGCATGGTGTGCATGGAGACCCTGTCGTGCCCCGAGCATGGCTGGCTCTACCCCGAGGAGGTTCGGGAAAATGCCTGTGTCAAGTGCGGCAAGCCGGCAGTCGTTGGGCGCAATGAAAAAATGAGCAAGTCCAAGAAGAACGTGATCGACCCCGATGCCCTGATTTCGCGTTACGGGGCCGATACGGCGCGCCTCTTTATCCTTTTTGCCGCGCCCCCCGAGAAGGATCTGGAGTGGAGTGACCAAGCTGTCGAGGGCTGTTATCGTTTTCTCAACCGGGTATGGCGCGCGGTCCATGACAATCTCGCGACGATCCGCGGCGCCGATATTTCCGCGGATGTCGAGGGGGCGGCGCGCGATCTGCGGCGCATCACCCACCGCACCATCCGCAAGGTCACCGAGGATCTTGACGGTCGCTTCAGC
Proteins encoded in this region:
- the leuS gene encoding leucine--tRNA ligase, whose protein sequence is MEERYNPGVIEAKWQERWEQSRVYQVQEDQQRPKYYVLEMFPYPSGRIHMGHVRNYSIGDVVARFKRMQGFNVLHPMGWDAFGMPAENAAIQHGIHPAGWTRQNIDHMRAQLKKMGLAYDWEREFATCDVDYYKWEQLIFLDMLERGLAYKKNSAVNWCPTCATVLANEQVEDGCCWRCDAAVVSKDLEQWFFKITDYAEELLDWTERLPGWPERVLTMQRNWIGRSTGCEIDFAVKGADVAIRVFTTRPDTLCGATFMSLAPEHPLALQLTREDRRDEVKAFIEKVRRQDKLQRSGEEFEKEGVFTGSYCLNPLTGREMPVFLANFVLMDYGTGAVMAVPTHDQRDFEFARKYDLPLVVVIQPEGETLLPQCMEAAWVGEGTLVNSGEFDGLHNEAAKDRIAESLENRGQGKKTINYRLRDWGVSRQRYWGTPIPIIYCRDCGAVPVPRADLPVILPTDVAFSGEGGSPLATSEDFLAADCPRCGKPGRRETDTFDTFVESSWYFLRYACPQHDKAPLDREAAEYWLPVDQYIGGIEHAVMHLLYARFFTKVLRDLGMIDLDEPFENLLTQGMVCMETLSCPEHGWLYPEEVRENACVKCGKPAVVGRNEKMSKSKKNVIDPDALISRYGADTARLFILFAAPPEKDLEWSDQAVEGCYRFLNRVWRAVHDNLATIRGADISADVEGAARDLRRITHRTIRKVTEDLDGRFSFNTAIAATMELVNAIYTFTDKEGSPGVLREALEAVVRLLAPFVPHLCEELWQQMGHEGGIEAQGWPQWDEKALVQDQITIVVQVNGKVRGKIEVPADAGEEDIRRQALESPNVTRFLEGMQVRKVIVVPGRLVNVVAN